Within the Cupriavidus malaysiensis genome, the region AGACGAACCTGGCGCAAACACAGTTCGGCCAGTCGCGCCAGGATCTCGCCCTGCGTGTGGCCGAAGCCTACTTCGGCGTGGTACTGGGCGAGGAGACGCTACGCGTGGTGCAGGCCGAGAAGGCGGCCCTGCGGCAGCAGCGCGACCGCGCCAGGGCCCGCTTCGACATCGGGCAGGGCAAGATCACCGACCTACATGAGGCCCAGGCGCGCCTGGACGGCGTGGAGAGCCGTGAAGTGACGGCGCAATCCGCGCTGGAGCAGCGTCGCACGCGCTTCCAGGAGATCGTCGGCACGTCGCCCGATCAACTAAGCGGGCTCGCGGCCCGCTTTGTGCCACGGCCGCCGGAGCCGGACAATCTCGCGGCGTGGCAGGCCAGGGGGGAAGAGCAGAGCTTCCTCGTCAAGACCCGGCAGTCGGAACTCGACATTGCCGGCGCCGAGATCGACAAGTACCGTCTCGCCAGCCGCCCGACCGTATCGCTCGTGGCGGGTTACACCACACAAGGGCAGAGCGGCAATCTAGCTCCCTGGGTTGCGGCCAATACGCGCTCCGCGACGGTGGGGTTGCAAGTCAACATTCCGCTGTACGCAGGCGGCGGACTGGACTCGCGCGAGCGGGAGTCCGTTGCGAAGAAGAGCCAGGCCGAGCAGCAGCTTGCTGCGGCCCGGCGCGATGTGCGCCTGAGCGTGCAGGACGGGTTTCTGTCGGTGAAGACCGGCGTGTCGCGTATCGCTGCACTTGAGCAGTCGTTGACGTCGGCACGTAGCGCGCTGGCGGCGACGACCCTTGGCCGGGACGTTGGCACCCGCACCGAGCCCGACGTGCTCGACGCGCAGCAGCGCGTGTTCGCCGCTGAATTGGACGTGGTGCAAGCACGGCTGGACTACCTGCTCGGCCGCCTGCGGCTTGCCGCAGCGACGGGCGAATTGAGCGAGGACACCCTCCGTTCGCTCAGCGACTGGCTCGCTTCCTGACCAGGACCTCCCATGCTCGGTGATCTGCAGCACTATTGGAGCGGTAGCTTCCTGGCCGCCAACGCGTTCATCGGCTTGAACCTGGTGGGCGCGTTGCTGCTCGGCATGCTGGTGGGCTACGAGCGGTCGTACAACGGTCGTGCCGCCGGCATGCGCACCTATGGGCTCGTCTGCATGGCGTCCACCGCGCTGACCGTGTCCGTCGGTCACGCGCCGCTCTGGTACGGCGGCACCACAGCGCACATCCAGGCAGATTCGGCACATGCCATCCAGGGCGTCATCACCGGCATCGGCTTCCTCCGCGCCGGGGTCATCATGAAGGACGGCATGCGCGTCCGCGGCCTGACGACCGCTGCATCTGTCTGGGCCGTTGCCGCGACGGGCGTGCTCCTTGGGGTTGGGTTCTATGCGGCTGCGCTGCTGCTCGCCGTCCTATGCGTGGGCTCGATGTCTCTGGTGCATCCGCTGGAGTCTCGGCGGGAGAACGCGGAAGGGATTTCCATCCGCCAAAAAACCGCTTGAAATGAGATTAATTCCCATTTACAATGCGTTCCATCGTTCAGCGCGCAAGCGAAAGCAGCACAAGGGAAGCGGTGGAAGGCAGCGGCAAACCCTGTCCTCCTCCATCCCCAAGCCGGCGCCGCGAACGAACAGGATTCCGGTAGCGTCGCCCTCGGCGGCGCACCCAACCGTCTTTTGTGGGGACCGCTCCGTCACGCGGAGCGTTTGGCAGTAGCCAGTCGTCAGAGGACCGGTGCGGCAATGAGACCCGCCAATCCGGTCGCTACTCGGGCGACAAGCCAGGCCACCTTTTTATTCCTGCGCGCCGTGCCTGCCACGGCGCGCGCCGCTCGGGGCGTCGCGCAGCGGCCCGGTGGTCTGCCAGGCCTCCGCGCGGCGTCCCGGCCATCCGCCCTTGCCGGGCTTGTGCCGCATGCTTATGCCACCCGATAGCTCCGATCCCATCGACCTGAAGCGCGCCGGCCTGAAGGCCACCTCGCCGCGCATGCGCGTGCTGGAGGTGTTCCGCGCCAGCACCCAGCGCCACCTGAGCGCCGAAGAGGTCTATCGCGCGCTGCTGTCGCAGGACCTCGATGCCGGGCTGTCGACCATCTACCGCGTGCTCAACCAGCTGGTGCAGGCGAACATCCTGGTGCGCCGCACCTTCGAGTCCGACCATGCGGTGTTCGAGCTCAACGAGGGCGGCCACCACGACCACCTGATCTGCGTGAGCTGCGGCCGCGTCGAGGAGTTCACCGACGAGGGCATCGAACGGCGCCAGCGCGAGGTGGCCTCGGCCAAGAACTTCGCGCTGCGCGAGCACATGCTGGTGCTGTACGGCCTGTGCCCGGCGTGCCACGCGCGCGAGTCGCTGGACTGAAGACGGGGGCCGGCGCGCCCCGCCACCCGCATCCATCGGAGGCTGCACCATGGCCCGCAGCAGCAAGCCGCTCCCCGAACTCAGGCAGATGCTGGCGCAATGCCTGCTCGAAGTACCCGGCTGCGGCGACTGCGAGTTGCGCGCGGTCTGCGTGCATCGCCCCGACCATACCGGCTGCAACTGGAGCGCGGAGGTCGACTTCCCTGCGCGCGGCGAGGAGGAGGCGGTGCGCGACCTGCCGCGGGCCCGCCGCGTGATCGTGCTGATGCGCGAACGCTACAACGTCGTACCGGGCAGCGCTGCCTGAAGCACGCGGGACGCTGCGGCGGGGCGCGCGCGGTTAGAATTGGCGCCGCGCGCCGCTGCCGCGGCGGCATGACCTTCCCGCCCTCGCATGCTCCCTGCTTTTTCCCCGCGCCGCTGCGCGCTTGCCGCCGGCCTGCTGCTGTGCGGCCTGTTCCTGTCCGGCCAGGCGTCGGCACAGGCCGATGCCCCGGCCGAGGCGAAACCGGACGCCCCCGCCGGCAACTGGAAGATCGCCGCCGGCCCGGGCGTCTACGTCGCGCCCGACTTCCCCGGCTCGCGCCACGCGCTGGTCTATCCCATCGTCTACCAGGACATCGACTACGCCGGGCGCTTCTTCTCGCGCGGCTTCGATTTCCTCGGTGCCTACCTGCTCAACAACGATGTGTGGCAGGTCGGCGCCGACTTCCAGCTCGACCCCACCTGGCGCCGCGCGCGCGACGATGCGCGCCTGAACGGCCT harbors:
- a CDS encoding TolC family outer membrane protein — its product is MKRLNMALRAGQVALGCMLFLSAGDSGAIDLVGAYEQALAHDPTTLAANDALTAGQEKAVQGRALLLPSVRLQGGVGRTVAHASAADDGASLISPNTSGTLRQAGVVLVQPIYDRGAVAAKKQLREQTNLAQTQFGQSRQDLALRVAEAYFGVVLGEETLRVVQAEKAALRQQRDRARARFDIGQGKITDLHEAQARLDGVESREVTAQSALEQRRTRFQEIVGTSPDQLSGLAARFVPRPPEPDNLAAWQARGEEQSFLVKTRQSELDIAGAEIDKYRLASRPTVSLVAGYTTQGQSGNLAPWVAANTRSATVGLQVNIPLYAGGGLDSRERESVAKKSQAEQQLAAARRDVRLSVQDGFLSVKTGVSRIAALEQSLTSARSALAATTLGRDVGTRTEPDVLDAQQRVFAAELDVVQARLDYLLGRLRLAAATGELSEDTLRSLSDWLAS
- a CDS encoding MgtC/SapB family protein; the encoded protein is MLGDLQHYWSGSFLAANAFIGLNLVGALLLGMLVGYERSYNGRAAGMRTYGLVCMASTALTVSVGHAPLWYGGTTAHIQADSAHAIQGVITGIGFLRAGVIMKDGMRVRGLTTAASVWAVAATGVLLGVGFYAAALLLAVLCVGSMSLVHPLESRRENAEGISIRQKTA
- the fur gene encoding ferric iron uptake transcriptional regulator, which encodes MLMPPDSSDPIDLKRAGLKATSPRMRVLEVFRASTQRHLSAEEVYRALLSQDLDAGLSTIYRVLNQLVQANILVRRTFESDHAVFELNEGGHHDHLICVSCGRVEEFTDEGIERRQREVASAKNFALREHMLVLYGLCPACHARESLD